One Alligator mississippiensis isolate rAllMis1 chromosome 1, rAllMis1, whole genome shotgun sequence genomic window carries:
- the LOC132252076 gene encoding uncharacterized protein LOC132252076, giving the protein MTPKDQEKIDQALARAIYSSGTPLSINENAYWQEAFTLLRPSYHLPSRHSLSKPLLESEYERIMQYVQGKINKALCLAVLTDGWTNVQGEGIIKFVVIPPQTVFYRSIETGENRHTAEYISSKICEVLQKIGSGKVFALLTDNESNMKAAWEIIIDKYPHITAIGCASHGLNLLLNDIMKLDTPQKIYRRAKEVTKHVKATHVVAAVFKKKHEAKNVKNKIVTQTLE; this is encoded by the coding sequence atgacacctaaggatcaggaaaaaattgaccaagctcttgcaagagcaatATATTCTTCTGGGACACCACTGTCAATAAATGAAAATGCatactggcaggaagcttttacattactaagaccatcataccatttgcccagcagacattctttgagcaagcctcttttagagtcagaatatgaaCGTATAATGCAATATGTGCAAGGAAAAATCAACAAAGCACTGTGTCTTGCAGTacttacagatggatggacaaatgtgcagggagaaggaatcataaaaTTTGTGGTGATACCACCTCAAAcagttttttacagaagcattgaaacaggagagaacaggcatactgcagagtatatcagtagtaaaatatgtgaagtcctacagaagattggtagtggtaaagtatttgctttgctgactgacaatgaaagtaacatgaaagcagcatgggagatcataatcgataaatatccacatattactgcaataggatgtgcatcccatgggctaaacttgcttcttaatgacatcatgaagttggacactCCGCAAAAGATCTATAGAAGAGCAAAGGAAGTTACaaaacatgtaaaagctactcATGTTGTAGCTGCAGTCTTTAAGAAGAAGCACGAAGCAAAGAATgtaaagaataaaatagtgacacAAACTCTGGAGTAA